In the Plasmodium knowlesi strain H genome assembly, contig: PKNH_00_6, whole genome shotgun sequence genome, cttattccaacatccttaccaccttattctaacacccttactaccttattctaacacccgtaccaccttattctaacacccttaccaccttattctaacaccctgactaccttattctaacaccctgactatcttattctaacacccttaccaccttattctaacaaccctaccaccttattctaacaaccttaccaccttattctaacaaccttacagccttattctaacacccctaacaaccttattccgacaCTCTAACTGCcttccacctaaacccggaatctgacttcaataccctacaaccttcctcccaTAGCCCTataaccttcctcctatacccctataaccttcctcctatacccctacaaccctACTACTGtgccctacaaccttcttcttataccctacaaccttcttcttataccctacaaccttattctaatacccttaccaccttattctaacacccctaccaccttattctaacaccaccacaaccttattctgacaactttaccaccttattctaacacccttaccaccttattctaacacccttaccaccttattctaacacctttaccaccttattttaacactcttaccaccttattctaacaaccttaccaccttattctagcaccccaacaaccttattctaacaaccttaccaccttattctagcaccccaacaaccttattataacacccctacaaccttactccaacACCCTAccaccatattctaacacctttaccaccttattctaatacccttaccaccttattctaacactcttaccaccttattctaacactcttaccaccttattctaacaccctaccaccatattctaacacctttaccaccttattctaacaccatgcaaccttcattctaacaccgtTACCACcttcttctaacacccttaccaccttattctaacactcttaccaccttattctaacacccttaccaccttattccaacatccttaccaccttattccaacatcattaccaccttattctgacacccctaagaccctattctgacacccctaagaccttattctgacacccttacaaccttattctaacacccttactaccttattctaacacccttacaaccttattctgacacccttaccaccttattctaatacccttacaacccttattctaacacccccaacaaccttattccagtaccccaacaacgttattctaatacccccacaacattattctaatacccctaacaaccttattctaacacatcgatcaaccttattccaatacccctacaacctcattctaacactccTACAATCTTACtcgaacaccccaacaacctcattctgaaacccctaaaaccttattctaatatcctacaaccttattctaacacccccgaatatgaattttctttttttctttttttttattatttaatatttcatttctttttttattccttttctttttattcctttttcttctattttattatacTTACCGCAGCGCTTTCCATGGATGGCTGTGATTTAAGTGCTTCTACCTTCGATGATAAACATTGTAAGCGATTGCAGAGAGAGGGTCCCTTGTTTCCTGGTGTGTCAGCTATGGCCTTGAGTGCGCCCCTGACTTCATTATCCGCGACTTTGAGTAATGAATctaatttgtcctttacttTGTCATTGTCCTTGTCAATTCTGCATTCTTTGAGTTCGTCATAGTCGCCGTCGCTCCAATTGCAAAGAATGCAAGGTTTATCGTTCTTGCAATGTTcgcttttaattttatctACTACGCTGAAAGCCTTTGTTATGCCCGGCTGTATGTCACAAATAGGGCtttgttctttcattttttgtacgaCAGCTTTTAACATTAAGCAGAAAGTGAATTGTTTAAACTCTTGGTTATCGTAGGGGTTATTGTCATCCCTCTTCGAATAAGATTGCTGAATGGTAGATATGCGCTGCAACCCCGCAGCGACAAGTTTGCAAGCAGTTTTATTGGCTTCGCCTGCGGCGTCGCCAACACTCCATGTGTGGCCATTGGTGTCTTCGTCGCAGTAGGTGGCAACTTTTGACTGATGATCAGTGTCCTTCATGTACGTAAGAAGATGTGTTAAATGCGTCTTGAAGTCGTTCTTTATGTTGTTCTACATATGAAATGGGgcaggtatatatatatatatatatatatatgcatatgcacatacatacatatacatatatatatacgcaggtacacatacatgtacctATGTGAGTACAGTGAACACAGTGCATTTATAGTAGAATAATAATGTCCCTTACATAGTTATGGTACCCTCTATTACTTTTCCACTTAGTTCCTATGCACTTCAGTTGATCGCATAGGGAATCTCCGTTATTCCTAGTACATGGTTTACCTATATTTttagggataaaaaaaagagaacaaattgtttttgtatgttggttgtatgttgtgttgtgttagtatgttgtgttatgttagtagtgttggttatgttagtatgttggttatgttagtaggttggttgtatgttggttatgttagtatgttggttatgttagtatgttggttctgtattagtatgttggttatgttagtatgttggttatgttagtatgttggttgtgttagtatgttggtaccaacacaaccaacattttgtagtgttGGTACCAGCACAACTATCATTAGTACCAACGATACGAGTGGTACTAATGGTActaaaattttatatttgtgGGGTGGGTAGTGGGTTGGAGTAGTGgggtggttgtgttggtggttgtgttgtggagTGGGGTTGGTTGGTGGggtttacttacatatgtcctTTATAGCTTGGTCCCAAATTTGgtccatttccttctttccttggCCGCCTTCTTCGTTGAGCACTTTTTCTACCTTCGTTTTTACATTCTGATCAGTGCTCTTGGAGTCTAGGTTACAACCGTTGAGATCATTTAAGGGTACTCTCTTACACTCAAAACACTTATCATTAGTCTTGCAGCCGACACCTTCACTCTTAATAGTACCACTCTTCTCAAATGCCTTAGTTATTGCATCAGCCACTTTCTTCTCATCCGTGCACGGAAATTTTTGGTCTTGCAGTTTATCTGCAATGGCATTTAATAGAACACAACGCATCGTTCTTTCGAACGATGCCGTAACGGCATCGTTCCCGCTGCCAGGGGCAGCGGCATCGTCTCCCTTGATGTCGTAgaggttttttaatcctgctgcgATAAGGATGCAAGCATCCTTTCCATCACTATCCTTCGAAAGTTGATTGCAGTAAGTAccaacttcctccttcttcgatTCTATTTCACTGCCAAGCTTCTTTAGTTCCTTTTGGACTTCGTCCCACACTTCAGTCTgcaagtatatatatatatatatatatatatatgcatatgcataaatgcatacgcatatatacatatacatatacatataaatgtatatgtatatgtatacatacgtatacatatgtacgtatatacgtatatgtatatatgaacatacatatatatacataagtatatatatatatgtatgtatacatataagtgtatatgtgtacatatatgtacgtatacgtacatatacgtaaCTGTCATTACTTACCCATTCGCGCTTTTTGCTGCCACCGTTAGCTCCGTTCATCCATCGGGCTGTGACACATTTGACTTGGTCACAGAGTTTTTctactttatttatttgcttCGTCATTTCCTTAATGTCAGGGTCGTTGTCATTGACGAACTTCTCTAATTTGGTCTTTACAATCTCTGATGTGCCCGTTGTGCCAGTTGTCTTAATGTCGCATTTCTCCCATTCGTTCTTTCCATCCCACTGGCATGGAATACAAGTTTTGCCATTACCATTGCCATGGCAAATGGAAGATGTCTGCTTACTGGGTTCCTTCCATGCATTAAATGCCGCTGTTATTCCTTGATCAATATCACAAACAGCTTTatctttcatgtgttttgcataagcgtgaagtaagaaacaacccatcgtttgtctaaacgatgggttgtttaaaACAGACGACGACGGATCGTACAGCTGTtttaagccggcatgcaagtACTTGCATGCCGTCTTGTCAGATGGATTATCCAAATCTTTACATTCAGTTACGCCGTCGTCCTTGACATTTGtccccttcattttctttgctaATTCATCCCAAAGTTCTTGTACATTCTTCGTCCAGAATGTGTCCTATATaagtagtaatatatatatatatatatatatatatatatatatatatgtatacatatgtatgtatacatatatatacatacatacgtatacatacataagtatgcatatacacatgtatatgtatatatgtatatgtacattcgtacatacgtatatatgtgtacatctatgtgtctgcatatgtatgcacatatgtgtatgtatacatacgtatatatacatgtatgtatatatatgtatatgtacgtacatacatacgtatgtacatgtatatatgtacacgtatacacatatgtgtatacatatatgtctacatacatatgtacatacgtacatatgtatatatgtgtatatgcatctgtacatccttgtatatgtatatacatatgtatatatgtatatacacatatgtgtctgcatatgtatgcatacatatgtatgtatatatgtatatatatacatttatatgtacatacatacatatgtatgtacgtatatgagTTCACATATgtctgcatatatatatatgtacatgcacatgtacatatgcatatgtacatatgtacatatgtgtacatctgtacatccatgtatatgtatatatatatacatatatgcatatatgtatatacatgtacatacatatatgggtCTCCATATGCATGCGcctatgtatgtatatatgtatacatacatacgtacatatgtatacatctgtacatctgtctacatgtgtatatgtatatatatgtatatatgtacatttgtgtatacatgtatatgtatatatgtacatacatgtatatatgtatatgcgcatacatacatatttgcatatgtatgtatgtctatatgtatatgtatgtttgtcGTCTTCTCTTTCTCTCTCATCCTACCGTTACGGCTGTTGATCCTAATCCTGGTTGTGCAGCTGCTGCTGCTGCATCTCTTGCACTCAAGTAATCAACAATACATTTTAAGCGTTCACATGGATCAGTCTTCCCCTTGATACAAACAtcagctaaaaaaaaaaaaaaaaaaaagaaaaagatgatTAAATTGtgttgtgtatatgtatgttgtttccctttccttccccctaaaccttccttccttccccctaaaccttccttccttaccctctaaaccctcattcctttcccctaaaccctcattcctttcccctaaaccctcattcctttcccctaaaccctcattccttatccctaagtagtctttccttacccctaagtagtNNNNNNNNNNNNNNNNNNNNNNNNNNNNNNNNNNNNNNNNNNNNNNNNNNNNNNNNNNNNNNNNNNNNNNNNNNNNNNNNNNNNNNNNNNNNNNNNNNNNtttccctttccctttccctttccctttccctttccctttccctttccctttccctttccctttccctttccctttccctttccctttccctttccctttccctttccctttccttctttccttccacctccttccctttccttccctttccttctccttttccttctccttctatttcttttcattccttccacctccttctcttcctcttcctattccttccttccattctccttttccttccccttccttctccttttccttccccttccttctccttttccttccttccttacccttcattcccttccctttccttcccttccacttccttccccttctccttttcccttcttaatccttccccctttccttcttattctttttccttcccttcttattccttccattctccatcctttctccttcctcactctattcctttcccttttccttcctcttcctattccttccccttttccttcactccctttccttccccttcattccctttccttctaatttccttcccttcttactcc is a window encoding:
- a CDS encoding SICAvar, type I (fragment) yields the protein MATGNDGFLKAWLDKHANAASTSTGSVDAEGKAKEITDKLKAELEEAWSKLKESLTKSEAKEIKTLCGNALVEHVEKAEGSGKQDMRNEYVKDLCKGLMGIRYFMSGIKEVESNGVEVERGLTEDKWFARCTVGMLALSEIYGDHCKLNRVIDYVEPLVENNLTIHVQRRGLESWMIKKCEGKVDANAIMIGRTVLGDQIKDWVQEKRGGSDTSPWRVRQLWNSKWKHVCPRDKRSSIMTSDEKREKLNENKDSMVQLMKLDSTQNGSGAQASTIADILADPDNNYALKEEVLKQVFIDAMQGDSAAGSTSPFNMAKLNEHLNKEYQRTSADVCIKGKTDPCERLKCIVDYLSARDAAAAAAQPGLGSTAVTDTFWTKNVQELWDELAKKMKGTNVKDDGVTECKDLDNPSDKTACKYLHAGLKQLYDPSSSVLNNPSFRQTMGCFLLHAYAKHMKDKAVCDIDQGITAAFNAWKEPSKQTSSICHGNGNGKTCIPCQWDGKNEWEKCDIKTTGTTGTSEIVKTKLEKFVNDNDPDIKEMTKQINKVEKLCDQVKCVTARWMNGANGGSKKREWTEVWDEVQKELKKLGSEIESKKEEVGTYCNQLSKDSDGKDACILIAAGLKNLYDIKGDDAAAPGSGNDAVTASFERTMRCVLLNAIADKLQDQKFPCTDEKKVADAITKAFEKSGTIKSEGVGCKTNDKCFECKRVPLNDLNGCNLDSKSTDQNVKTKVEKVLNEEGGQGKKEMDQIWDQAIKDICKPCTRNNGDSLCDQLKCIGTKWKSNRGYHNYNNIKNDFKTHLTHLLTYMKDTDHQSKVATYCDEDTNGHTWSVGDAAGEANKTACKLVAAGLQRISTIQQSYSKRDDNNPYDNQEFKQFTFCLMLKAVVQKMKEQSPICDIQPGITKAFSVVDKIKSEHCKNDKPCILCNWSDGDYDELKECRIDKDNDKVKDKLDSLLKVADNEVRGALKAIADTPGNKGPSLCNRLQCLSSKVEALKSQPSMESAA